The region tgccgaatagggatgttgccaaacttccgtcaaacggtgtcataaataactggtcctccatgctacaatattatttctttcaatcgaaatacatcttgtatttctacattttttaaacctaaatcccatgtctcgaatcactttccgcagtttttctctccaaccttggaaattattacttttcagtaatttattcaatgttgaaacttctttctgaacggcataaaattcttgtatctttcttcttaaaatacataggttcatatcatctacaataattagaagttcccttggtctgttcctccctggtgattctagcttttcatctcctgcacagactccctccctcctgattttctttattaggagttctgacctgtctacataaattacataaaatgttgtattattagtattagttaagtaagtaattttaatacatacggtaatcaattgaaataaaataagcctcacctgtgatatcagctgctcttttcgttgcctgatttataggaaacagatattgacctgtttgtttcgcttcatcgcaaaatgctattacgtacttaataatatttctttcgccactccgtgctacagtattcatgttgagttggcaacactggactgcaagtgcaaatattgtaaactgtcccgcaagaaggccaaaattgtgagtagtgggggagagaaagggagagagatagaaaagagagatataggaatgcagggagagaaatgaattaccgaggctgagaaggaattagagttcagttcgcatatcttacgggggcacagatccgatggtctgactataattgccatttgtaagtaagtcacgTTGAGGTATGCagtatcatcacctgtcctggattcctgacgAGAGAATTTGGCAATTTTGATGTCATAGGAATTAGTCATTGTCATTGAACTTGCAGCCATGTCAGGATGCAGTACAGGTGGCAAACCTATTAACCAGCAGGCCTGTTGTTGCGTAAGGTTTAATCCGTGCCTTCTGTTCACGTTTTGTACCCAGACAGGCTTCAGTGGTAACATCATCATCCTGTCTGTGTTGTACTACGGAGGTGTCATGGTCAGCGACAGCAACCTCACAGTGGGCAACTTGTCGGCCTTCCTGCTGTACGCAGGCTACATTGGGGTGTCGATTGGCGGTCTGTCGAGCTTCTACTCCGAGATGAATAGAGGGCTGGGTGCAAGTACCAGACTGTGGGAGTTGGTGGACAGGACACCAGCAATTCCAGTTTCGGGTGGGTGTTATCAGCAGTTTTTGTGAAGAAGgttttgcattgtattgtatttatttacattccatggtgttTGTACATCGctccacagctagaatatggaacatgtcaaaaaaatcttaatagtactgcaaagtcttaattatagtcacagtctagttgaaatatatacagaaaagttttacaatatactagtacaacacaaggggttagtatcgatacttaatacaagacagaaatattcatgaagcattgttgaatgtcataaattcacctacagaatagaaggtgtgaaaAATTAGATacatctttaatttggccctaaataatcctatgttttgagtttgattttttatatccattgggaggctattaaaaaactTTTACTGTCATATCGCACTCCTTTTTGATTGCACGACAGACTTTCcggtggagtatgaaagtcattttttgacgcgtatttatgctatgaactgttgaattagttgcaaagttttcatgattacatacgacgaattttacttacttactggcttttaaggatcccggaggttcattaccgccctcacataagcccgccattggtccctatcctgagcaagattaatccagtctctatcatcatatcctaccgccctcaaatccattttagtattatcttcccatctacatctcggcctccctaaaggtctttttccctccggcctcccaactaacactctatatgcatttctggattcgcccatacgtgctacatgccctgcccatctcaaatgacGAATTTTATTAATGAGAAAAtacactgacaagccatgggcattatttgtagttttttaaaatgctcctacatgattccctagatttggcacctactattattctaattactctttttttgtagtaggaatatactgttactatctgtgtaatttccccagaatattatcccaaaactcattaccgagtggaagtatgtaaGGTATATTGTTTTCATAGTTTTGATATTTACTaactcttgcatagatctaatagcaaaacatgctgaatttagtttgggggtaatttctttaatatgatttttccaatttaatgtgttatcgatttgtaagccaagaaatttcattattattgttttttctattagggacctgttattaattattatgcttgaaatttccgaggttgactttgggcaggatttaaattggattacgttagttttgttacaatttaatacaaatttattgacTCGGAatgaatcacatattttgaggagaatttcctctgttgaagattggaatgtgttggagttattggctgtaattactacacttgtgtcatctgcaaatacaTCTTTCATTAGGGAAGTAAGATCAtattttatgaacactagaaaatgCTGTGAAACGGATTGTGTGTACCCGGCATGATAGGAtctgatttcgaattttttttaagtcTATGAATTGTGTGgtgagaaatataatattaaaattacgtaGTTTTGAATCAGTTTTTATAATTCTTCTGTTTTacgaaaataaagaataaaaaatgttgatattttattgtgattttaggTGGTCTGGTGCCAACGAAAGAGCCCGAAGGTCGCATAACGTTCCAGAACGTGTCATTCACATACCCTTCCCGACCCGACTCCCGCATCATCCATGATTTGACTTTGGACATACCAAAGGGGTCCATCACAGCCATTGTGGGCGCCAGTGGCTCTGGAAAGAGCACGTTGGCAGCACTGCTCCTGCGATTGTATGATCCGGATGGGGGAACTATTCATCTAGATGGATTACCCATCCAACAGCTAGATCCTTATTGGCTGCGAAGCCACATTGGGACAGTCAGTCAGGTTGGTATTCCTGGTGAGATTCGGTTGATACTAGATGACGGACAGAATGAACTGAATATGAGAGAGCTATTGCCTGGCAAAAGACATGACTGAAAGAATTCCTGAAGAATCAGAAGGATTTTTGAGATTTTCAGGACTTTGTGCCCCACAGTCGAGAAGAGGGTGGAAGTCGCCTATGCTTGTGCCTGGACATTCTGTGTGGGTCTGAAATATAGTAATAGGATGATAGGAAGATTTTTTAAGGAGCATTTTCTTAGTCTTCAagagaataatattgaaaaataacataaaactgataacactaaattttattaaatatgtcattaGATCAGTgttatactgagtgttcatttcaaagtgtgtcatgatgtcactgttatgagtcagcgattttgaagcgagtttcaacttttatgtcagagaagttgcctattattcaaggcgttcaatctgaacttgcgaacgtgtacggtataacttgaacgtcgtagcaacagatggcagtctgtacggtctgtgtgctaccataacctctttcgaactgtgttttgcgcgggcaagtcgtacgcagggtatttgttatcatcggttgtgtacggcaacattgcacaacacaaatcaaatgccccgtgtccatgttgaccgtcgaagttaatgtcaacaaatacgtaagtaatcgtcttaaccctctccacatatccccacagtaagaaaaaaactcacctcaatacatgtttccaaacagttcacattcctgccactaccggcgttacagtacgtatcagtaagtactcttcagaatgaacgccgtacttgctaggcatcTTCTCTGCCAcacaggtaatacgcctttgcggaagtgtaggaagattgaattctctaggctcaacgactagccacatgatggcatacagcaagccatgacacactttgaactgaacacacagTATATGTCTCAAAATATTACAACTCCTTACCATTGtaaataaaagcaatatcaaAATTATCTCAGTTGAGAAAGGAAGTTAAACAATATGTAGGGTATATTTAGGAGTAGATTTGCCAAGTTCTCATTAATTAAACTTTAATGTAATTATGGTAAGAatgttcattcatagtgttctgcccaagggtaggtctttcactacaaacccaccTCTTTCTTTGTAGGAACCTGTCTTATTCTCGTGCTCCATCCGTGAAAACATTCTGTACGGAGCACTTGACCCATCAAAAGTAACAGAAAAACAGCTGATAGATGTTGCAAAAGAAGCCAATGCGTATGACTTCATCTGCAAGAGCTTTCCTGAAGGCTTCGACACTTTAGTTGGAGAGAGGGGCGTTATGCTGTCTGGAGGACAGAAACAGAGGGTGGCCATTGCTAGGGCGCTCATGAAGGTGAGCTCTGCTCCACATGGGAGGTAGTGGTGAGGTAGTGACGCGGTATCTATGTTACTCACTCGGTCTTGTCTTTCGTTCCAGAATCCCAGAATCCTGTTACTGGACGAGGCCACAAGGTGAGTCATAACTCGACTAGAGTAAAAATTCTTTACATCAACAAGtacggtccacatctgtggagtaatggtcagcgcgtctggccgcgaaaccaggtggcccgggtttgaattccggtcgggacaagttacctggttgaggtttttttccggggttttccctcaacccaatacgagcaaatgctgggtaactttaggtgctggaccccggactcatttcaccggcattatcaccttcatatcattcagatgctaaataacgtagatgttgatacagtgtcgtaaaataacccaaggaaaaaaaaaaaaaacaagtacagTATTCTTGTTTGCACGCTTTTTCTTTAACCATCATTCGAAACagataaatgaaatcatttatgtCTTGTATAACACTTACATCTTAACAAAACTTGTACTATAACAACTTTATTCTGTATCAGCCTGGAGAAAACCCTGAGAAATATTGAGACACCAATAGTCTGACATCATAAAGAATTACGTTCCTCACACTCAATGAGCAAGCTTAGAGTCGTAGATGAAGCAGATGGTGAAATTTACTGAGATCTTTCTTCGAAGATTTTCAGTCATTTGTGCTGCTTGATATTTGTGGATTCATCACCATCACACTAAAGAAGATTGCCCCCGCAAAGCTGTTCTTCTAACTGGTGTTCAATACAGTGAAGTGAAACATGTTTCAGtttaaatagagaaaaataacatttaacatacCAAACAAGGAAGCTAGGAGAATTGTGTGAAGATGAAGtgtctttcttgtttttaatagaacaaaattctttcagaaagttttAAAacgccacccccccccccccttcatcccCAGATAGGTCGACAATTTAGAATGTTCTAAATATCTATTTATATACAATTTGCTATCTCTGAACttgcaaaataagaaaataagtgaaaGCGTGAAGATAATTTCCTGTCACCAATTACCGGTATGGTAAACACAGTGATAAAATCAAACATATGGACATTACATTACCATTCCCATCAAAGTGGTCATTTCTTCTTCCTTGTATCTCGACTGAAATTGTTATGTGAATATTTTATtactagttacttacttacttacttacaaatggcttttaaggaacccgaaggttcattgccgccctcccataagcccgccagcggtccctatcctgtgcaagattaatccagtctctatcatcataccccacctccctcagatccattttaatattatcctcccatctacgtctcggcctccctaaaggtctttttccctccggtctcccaactaacactctatatgcatttctggattcgcccatacgtgctacatgccctgcccatctcaaacgtctggatttaatgttcctaattatgtcaggtgaagaatacaatgcgtgcagttctgtgttgtgtaactttctccattctcctgtaacttcatcccacttagccccaaatattttccttagcaccttattctcaaacaccctgaacctatgttcctctctcagagtgagagtccaagtttcacaaccatacagaagaaccggtaatataactgttttataaattctaactttcagatttttcgacagcagactggatgataagagcttctcaaccgaataataacacgcatttcccatatttattctgcgtttaatttcctcccgagtgtcatttatatttgttactgttgctccaagatatttgaatttttccacctcttcgaaggataaatctccaatttttatatttccatttcgtacaatattctggtcacgagacataatcatatactttgtcttttcgggatttacttccaaaccgatcgctctacttgcttcaagtaaaatttccgtgttttccctaatcgtttgtgtattttctcctaacatattcacgtcatccgcatagacaagaagctgatgtaacccgttcaattccaaaccctgcctgttatcctgaactttcctaatggcatattctagagcgaagttaaaaagtaaaggtgatagtgcatctccttgctttagcccgcagtgaattggaaaagcatcagatagaaactgacctatacggactctgctgtacgtttcactgagacacattttaattaatcgaactagtttcttgggaataccaaattcaataagaatatcatataatacttccctcttaaccgagtcatatgcctttttgaaatctatgaataactgatgtactgtacccttatactcccattttttctccattatctgtcgaatacaaaaaatctgatcaatagtcgatctattacgccgaaaaccgcactgatgatccccaataatttcatctacgtacggagttaatcttctcaaaagaatattggacaaaattttgtacgacgtcaacaaaagtgatattcctcgaaagttaccacagttggttttgtccccctttttaaaaataggtacaattatggactccttccattgttctggtacaatttccttttcccaaatagcaagtacaagtttataaatttcgctatataatgcactcccaccctcttgtattaattctgctggaatttgatcgatacctggagacttgtactttttcagattttctatcgcaatttcgacttaagcaaatatttatattattgagtATTAATACTCATTACTGTAATTTtccaagaaaattataaaaagaaggtgaacaaatttaatgaaaacttaAATTAAAATCTGAACATTGTCAATTTTTGACAGcaacaagaaaaaattattaaggaaagaTTGTGAGTTgaatatccattcattcattcttcattcatagttttctgcctaaggggaagtccttcactgcaaacccagcattctccaatctttcctattttctgccttcctcttatgagccatatatcttaatgtcgtctataatcagatatcttcttctgtcccaaactttTTTGCCATTTAGTGCATCCTTCACTACGTAGTTTCTTCTTTGCCAGTGACCCaggcagtttctttttctcttcgtgatcactttcagcattattattattgttattattattattattattattattattacgtccaTTATTAAAATGGACATTAAATTGGTTGTAAGTCTCTTAAAACAAGCTTGAGCTATACATTCAGTAAGTGTGAAGgcatagattttattattttttattttatgggttattttatgacgctgtatcaacatctcaggttatttagcgtctgaaagaaatgaaggtgataatgccggtgaaatgagtccagagtccagcaccgaaagttacccagcatttgctcgtattgggttgagggaaaaccacggaaaaaacctcaactaggtaacttgccccaaccgggattcgaacccgggccacctggtttcgcagccagacatgctgaccgttactccacaggtgtggactggaggcATAGAAGAGTTCTCCATGATGCATGTGGCTGATGTTGTATAGTGATGTGGGCTAAAATGACACGTACTTTGTGCCAACCACATAAGACACAACCTGATTGGTGCAATCTTCGTAGAAGGATGCGCAATGTAAGGGCACTGTTTTGTGTTGCAGTGCGCTGGATGCAGAGAGTGAGTATCTAGTCCAAGAGGCCTTGGAGCGCATCATGAAAGGACGAACTGTGCTCACCATTGCTCACAGACTCTCCACTATCCGCAATGCAGGTaaatactttttaaataaaaaattattatgataAGTGATCgaaagaatattagttttgtctttaaatgtgcagaaatttgatctgacaaaatcgttctgtaaaggaattttaaaatgttgcatttatttttttattgggttattttacgacgctttatcaacatctaggttatttagcgtctgaatgatgtgaaggtgacaatgccggtgaaatgagtccggggtccagcaccgaaagttacccagcatttgctcgtattgggttgagggaaaaccccggaaaaaacctcaaccaggtaacttgccccgaccgggattcgaacccgggccacctggtttcgcggcaaaacacgctgatcgttactccacaggtgtggactgttgcaTTTTTTTTGGATCAAAttcctacacatttaaaggacaaaactaaaattctttcgaccatttattatcatgatacactgctctcttaaattgactgagcatattggaaattaagtcaatggatttcccaaaatatgctatgaaatgtttcatataaaacaattgaagagtccactgcaagaatgatggatgtcatttggaatacattttgcaggagaagcaattgaaagtttgaaatgcttagtgctcaaagcttaactgtgattttccgatcctTACTGGACAAtgtctatcagtgttaatgccatataactctctatgtacattctatatgtcgtaagctatgcattgacagttttggttcattttcgacaagaaagtgacatccatcattcttgcagtggactcttcaattcttatctctaaaagaaagcaaaagcgaccaaattgtattaaacttttttgattgagatatctcaaagaataaccccctgaaattaatgacattgcttacgatTCAGAGCTTCAGACTTTATGGATTGGTTCTTTTCTGCAGATGGCATTCAGCTTTCTTACTTTATAAtgtatttatgttgttgttttctaatgccaggcgtttgacaataaagtcatttgacctcttgcactccaatatttttcaaagatattatcatggtcagccactgaaccacagattttgagatgttccgaatccatttcttggtttgagttgcacaatgggcagttaggggactgatatattccaattcgtCATACTGctagcattccattgtaagatatttagttgattctgtaccattaaagtagtccccacccggagatccgattgggggactattttacctccggataattttaccttaatggtactcatttcatattggagtgaaaatggcaagttgtagccgatttaagtgaacaccatattttaacgttttggtggctacttcattcacacacaacccccagaatgtctggaggaccacacctgctgttggtcgacgggtccattggacctagctgggagatcttgttgatcaccagctttccctccttaagccactggaggacgattttagtgccatagcaggtcagcactaggaacagagaaGTAGAAAGAGgtggaaagggaaatgaacccctaggcctcgaatgctctaatgccgttggggtcgaaaaaagtaagagttcagtcagaggactggataggaaagggtaaagagggaattaggtattgaatagaggaaaattatatcaaattcagtcattaactcatcaagctgaccagtgctaatggatgagtagctcctccctttagttcagcttgtaaaattatgcttactaacagctgcaccacgggaaggtaggggtgggacattgggtatttgtccaggttggttccttaaggccttcaatgggaaggattaatggctctcccccctgtatccgacagatacccttttgcagccataatgtatttattgaaatatttctctTTTGTCACAGATCAAATTGCTGTGCTAGAACAAGGACATCTGGTGGAGAAGGGAACATACAGTGAACTTCTGTCCATTGAGAATGGTGTGTTCAGAAAGCTGATTCAGCATCAAACATTTGCTGCCAGTGACCGGGCACAGTTGCGTGGGTAACTGTTCTCATCATGATAGTTGTCACCTGTCAGTTCTGCAGGAACTGACTGTCTGATGCCACATCACACATACTTAAATATGCGGCCTTCTTATAGCAGAATTTCTGTTTCCTTCCTTTCATCCCAATTTAtagtgggtgttcatttcaaagtgtgtcatgacgtcactgttgatgagtcagcgatttgaagcgagtttcagcttttgtgtcagagaagttgcctattaatcaaggcgttcaatctgaacttgagaacgtgtacggtatacctttaatgtcgtagcaacagatggcggtctgtacagtctgtgtgctaccataacctctttcgaactgtgttttgcaagTTGTAcattggttgcgtacggcaacattccacaatacaaatcaaatgctccgtgtccatgttgaccgtcgaaattaatatcaacaaatacgtaagtaatcgtcttaacccccttcacatatcccgacagtaagaaaaaactcacctcagtacatgtttcgaaacagttcacattcctgccattaccggcgttactgtacgtatcggtaagtactcttctgaatgaacgccgtgcttactaggcaacttttcttgaatataagtaatacacctctgcggaagtgtaggaaaattgaattctctaggctcatcggctagccacatgacggcatacagcgagccatgacacactttgaactgaacacccagtatatcgtGACTTTTACTGGAgttttttttgtattgttagtaGCAACTTTATTTATcaactcaaaattttctcgggcttccagccaggtcataagttggtggaTCActaacttatgacctggctggaagcccgagaaaattttgagttatcacgtcgccaggaaagcttcagtagttatttatttattaatatttttatatgttacacaatatatttgtaatttgtcAGTCAACTAAAATAACTATTACCTATATAAtgcagatattttaaaattaaaatcggTATTACACtattattttagaaaaaatataattcgGATTTTTAAAGGTACCTGAGGTGTACTAAACCTGTTCCTAAGAATATTGATCTTAATGTAACTTATGAAGATGATAACAGTTAAAAAAGCAAATATTAAGATTAGAAATAGTCTAAAAACAGGAACAGTTTAGAAAAGAGCATTTTACTGGTATTCTGATGAGAGACAAAATTGGAACTTTTCTCAATATACTTCACGATTTTTTTCTCTTGATATGTTTAAAAAGTACAAACAATTCATCCCTTTTCGTGGATTATTTTAAATACACCAAAAAGACGTCGAAACATATTATTTACATTGGTAGCCGGAACTGTAGAATGTCATGataaaatcgtaaaaaaaaaggTACAGTAAATAGGTCTCGAACTTGGAACCTCTTGGTTACCAGTCTCACGTCTAGGCTGCTGCTGCGAACTGAAGGAAGGAGGAGGAATTTAAGTACTCTGTGTAAAAAGGTGGCTACTTTCGCTGTAAACGACACTGCAACCTTTGAGCATTGTATAACTTTACTGCACAAAGTAATGAACTTCCATTGAAAACAGTACTAACCACCAAAATTATAGCCCCTCCTTGCAAGGACTAAATCCCAAGCCTGAGGAATTAAGAA is a window of Periplaneta americana isolate PAMFEO1 chromosome 12, P.americana_PAMFEO1_priV1, whole genome shotgun sequence DNA encoding:
- the LOC138711079 gene encoding ATP-binding cassette sub-family B member 10, mitochondrial isoform X1, which encodes MILQHGLFMKHSQLIGTFIMEKQVFHVITHKPKLLCRLCLKRTYTSFVTRINMPFPLQMGPSMKTKLFSVSSIKRLSVETQKKKLLVSMPEIRRLLLLAKPERWKLLGAICLLLVSSSVTMAVPFCLGKVIDVIYTSDSQKMRENLNKLSVILLGVFVVGGLCNFGRVYLMSVSGQRITQVLRKTVFGSIVKQEVAFFDKNKTGELINRLSSDTSLVSQSVTMNISDGLRSTIMVAAGVSMMFYMSPQLALVGLAIVPPIAGMAVIYGRFVRKITKSVQDSLASATQVAEERIANIRTVKAFSQESREYQMYSDKIHHVLQLAYRESLARGIFFGLTGFSGNIIILSVLYYGGVMVSDSNLTVGNLSAFLLYAGYIGVSIGGLSSFYSEMNRGLGASTRLWELVDRTPAIPVSGGLVPTKEPEGRITFQNVSFTYPSRPDSRIIHDLTLDIPKGSITAIVGASGSGKSTLAALLLRLYDPDGGTIHLDGLPIQQLDPYWLRSHIGTVSQEPVLFSCSIRENILYGALDPSKVTEKQLIDVAKEANAYDFICKSFPEGFDTLVGERGVMLSGGQKQRVAIARALMKNPRILLLDEATSALDAESEYLVQEALERIMKGRTVLTIAHRLSTIRNADQIAVLEQGHLVEKGTYSELLSIENGVFRKLIQHQTFAASDRAQLRG
- the LOC138711079 gene encoding ATP-binding cassette sub-family B member 10, mitochondrial isoform X2 encodes the protein MAVPFCLGKVIDVIYTSDSQKMRENLNKLSVILLGVFVVGGLCNFGRVYLMSVSGQRITQVLRKTVFGSIVKQEVAFFDKNKTGELINRLSSDTSLVSQSVTMNISDGLRSTIMVAAGVSMMFYMSPQLALVGLAIVPPIAGMAVIYGRFVRKITKSVQDSLASATQVAEERIANIRTVKAFSQESREYQMYSDKIHHVLQLAYRESLARGIFFGLTGFSGNIIILSVLYYGGVMVSDSNLTVGNLSAFLLYAGYIGVSIGGLSSFYSEMNRGLGASTRLWELVDRTPAIPVSGGLVPTKEPEGRITFQNVSFTYPSRPDSRIIHDLTLDIPKGSITAIVGASGSGKSTLAALLLRLYDPDGGTIHLDGLPIQQLDPYWLRSHIGTVSQEPVLFSCSIRENILYGALDPSKVTEKQLIDVAKEANAYDFICKSFPEGFDTLVGERGVMLSGGQKQRVAIARALMKNPRILLLDEATSALDAESEYLVQEALERIMKGRTVLTIAHRLSTIRNADQIAVLEQGHLVEKGTYSELLSIENGVFRKLIQHQTFAASDRAQLRG